catgtttgaatcagcAATCAATGATTTCCAAACTTGGACTGAAGAAACTTGGGTCAAAGAAACTTTGGAGAAACCATGTACCTTCAATGAAGCACCTCCAACAAGAAATCCATCAATATCTTCTTTCTTTGCAAGCTCAGAACTGTTGCCTCCATTCACAGATCCTGAAAACAGAATATTAGTACATCACATCCAAATGAGAGTTATCAAATGCTTCAAAAGTTGTTTTCTAAGCTCAAGAATACATGATATATAAAGCATGCTAGTTTATGTAATGGTATCTTAAATTTGACACCGCAACAAGCGCAAATGCAACTATATTTACAATAAATGATCTACCTCCATAAATAATTCGCGTTTTAGATGCAACTTCAGCGGAGACATTCTTTTGAAGCCAATCACGAATAGCTGCGTGTACTTCCTGAGCTTGCTCGGGCAAGGCCACTTTGCCAGTTCCAATGGCCCAGACAGGTTCATATGCAATGACTATATTATCCCAACTAGGCACTGCATCTGCATATAATGGATTATACACGACGTTATCGAAGCAATCAGCAAAACCAATTCTCCTCCCTCTTCTTGTTCTTCCTCAAAGAAAACGGATTAGAAACATAGCTTTCACCTGCATAAGCCTTCAATTGCTGGAAACAGACATCAAATGTTTTCCCAGCTTCCCTTTCTTCTAACAACTCCCCGATGCATGCAATCACTCCAAGACCCTCGGTCAAAGCATAGGCAGCTTTCTTTCCTATAAACTGGAGTTGACATTCTTCAATTACAATCTTAAATATTTTGCATCTTTTACAAAGATATTGATAACATTCTTAGGGAAAGCTACTGTAAATGATTTCTGAATTTGTTTTACCTCATCTTTTTCTCCAATGATATGTCTTCGCTCGGAATGTCCAAGAATGACCCACTTGACTCCATGGTCTTTCAGTTGTTCCACGCTACATGAATCAGATGGTATTTGTATTAGTTAATTGACTGAGATAAGTTGTTAAATCACAGCATAGTAGAGGACCAtcatagaaaaataatataaatggcGTAAGAATCTGAACTACATCAAGAACAGCAAGAATGAGAATGCGAATATAGAAAAGAAGGGCATTTGTTATCATCTAACAGAGTCCCAGATCATTTAACCCATGACAGGAGAACAAGCTAACCTGATTTCTCCAGTGAAAGCACCACCTTTACTCACCCAAGAATTCTGGGCAGATACTTCAATCCTATCTGTAATGGAGTTCTTCACCTGATCGATGTACACAAAGGGAGGTGCAACAACAACATCTGTACTTCTCGCAAAACGGAAAATctcatcaaaataaaatatggcAGATATATTAAAAAAGTAATCAGACATGAACCACATCCTCAAAACCTACTTTTTTGTGGGGAAAATACAAGGAACCCTCTCACTGTGGATCATGTGCCAAAAATCTCCCTGTCTTTGAAACTCACCAACAAGACTCCTTGAACTAACAAAAAAATGACATATTTCTTATTGAATCCATTGTACATGTGCAGAAAAACTCTATAGGAAGTCAGTATGTAACGTCCGGTAAGTTCAATGAGTTGTGATGAAAGCACAGAGGAATTCTCAGCACATGACCCATAATTGGAAGGCTTTCCATGCATCCACTTCCCCCTCTTTTCACTACTGGAATGGTCACTAGATACCtagattcaattccttgacaaaTGATTTGAACTCTTATAAACATCTATATACTGGACAGCACGCCAAGGAATGTATCCCCATTTCAAATTGGAATGCGTTTTATCAGCATTTAGCTAAGCCAAGTATATTAGCAGGGGGAAAAATTTGTTCTCAAACTCAGCAATTTATGGATTTTATGAACTGTAGAGAAGTATAATATAAACTTTTGTTTTCTTCTAAAGCTTTTAACTAGAAGCTCATAAAATTGAAAGATCGAATATTTCTCACCAACATCAGGCTCCAATTTTGCACTGTTCAAGTCAGCGACAAGCTTGCTGATAGAGTCTTTTGTGCCATTCTGTAGATAACAACAGAagtaataaaaaacaaataaagtcAGTTTTGAGGGAGAAAATGATATTGCAAGCAATGTTGTTGGCAACTGAACTGGTTAACAAGTAATGATTTAAGTCATTTAACCATGAGAATCAAATACTTCATCTGTACTTATAAGTGGCTGAGcacatataaaataaaaaataaaataaaataaaaactactgAACAATGCAAATGCAGCACAAAAAGGAAGTGTCTctctaaaatttcaaaaaaccaGGTAAGGCAGTAAGAGACAATAAAGTTGTGTTTTGAAgaatttgagcttattttacaGCATAAGCACTTATGTAGGTGTTTGGGTAAGTTTATGAAACTTGTTTCTGACCAACCTAGAAGTTGTTTTGAGCTTTACAGAGTGAACAAGACTGGTAACTATTATCCAGATTTACTAAAACTGGAGATAGGGACAAGTCATAGGCCATAAGTTGCAAAGTGGGATGATTTATACCCGGATGGAAACTCCAGAAAAATAAGCTCAATAACTATAAGGAGACATGATTACAAAGGGTACTTAAATAGTACTTATTCTAAACAAAACATACATTCCCATAGTGTGCAGCTGTAAGTGCAAAATCCCCATGTCAAAATAAGAACAATAACCAGAGCAGTAAAGTATTCAATCACCTAAAGGAGGCATAGCATTTCaccaataaataaaaacctcgcaaccagagaaaaagaaaagaactaTGAGAGAAAGATACTTACACACTTCCAGTTGCCTCCAACAAAGAACTGAAACCACAAAGAAGTGAAGAAAATATCAATATCAGTATCACCAACTAGCAAAATGGATATCAACAACTTGAACATAAATGAACAATCTATAACCCAAAAAATCAATCCTGGGTCTACCAAGTGAATAAGATGTTGGAATCAATAAATTGATTTAcagaaaaatatgaaataaaatccTTCAAGAGCATTTTGAGCTACATACAGCTACAGAAGACTTTGGTATaataaataaacaataaaaGCAAACCAACCCATCAAGGAAAATCACATTGCCCGCCGAAATCACAGTGACATGtattatataaaaattgaaataataaaaattactaACGGgaataataaaaatttaatttttattttgccccagaaaataaaatgggaagaagaagaagaagaaagaaggaagaGTTGGGTACCTTGCCAGAGCCAGCCATGGCGATGACGGAGCGGGAGGGTTTGGAAGAAGAGATTGGAAGGCGAAGATTGGAATGGAAGAGGGAATGGGTGGATTGAGAATTGAGAGAATCGAGCTTGGGGGATGGGCGGCGGAGGCCGACGGAGAGTTGAGAAGCGAGTGATGTTGCCAtcggagaagaagaggaaagtGAAAGGGTTGGTGGTGGAGGCTGCAGATACCAGGTGGGTTGGATTAGCTTGTACTAGTGTTGTTGAGTGGTTTGGTTcggagtgagtgagtgagacaTTGATTTTACTGTTTTATAGTCTAACACTAACTACTTCGGAGTTTACATGGTAAATTAAGGATAAACACCACCATCCATCTTCTCATGCCTCTCGTGACTCATCACATGCCACAATAAATTTTCCATCATAATTATATTGCAAATTCATACTCTAATTTTACGGATATTGTTCGGACGAATCTGGTCAAATTAGTGCGAACCGTGTTTAATTGAGGAGAAATTGTGAGACTTCGATGAGGGTTggtggtgatgattgaaagagaAAGGGCTGATCCATGGTGGTCTGTCGTCAGTGTAATGGCACTCCAGTGCTAGATTAAGAGCTTGTTGGGGTTTGCGATGGGTAATTTGGCTAATGAGAGAGCGTACCTGAGAAGTTTTTTCTTTACTTGTCTAATGAGTGTCTCTATTTACAGATACCAAATGAATAATGAGTTCATAATGCAACTCTCAGTATAAACGGTTGATTCTTCTACATGTGGCAAGGATTGGAGGGCTCAAATACTTGTGTACCGCCGCATGTAGTCTCAAGCTCCGCGATTGGAGGGGCTAGAGTGAAAGACTTGTGATGGGGTGTGATAGAGTGATACAAATGTCCTTGATTGTGGAGTCTAAGGCAAGCATGAATCATGACAAGGGATGATAgcgaatctgcaagtgtacaaattgctcgaagtaataaaaagatcgaaccacagggattgcgTACGTTTATGttctaaattaactaaatttaGAATGAAAGGAcacgaaaataaaaataaaaataagatatgGTTGGTTGTTGGTATGAAACTTAAttgcaataaaataaaataaagcaaataaCACGGTTGAagtgaattcaatttaaaagcGCGCTAGGGATCCTGATTTCGTTAACCCTCTCCCTATGTATCTCCCCAAACAGTTATAATTATGAATTCAATTAATTCTCTAGGTGCTAAGCCTAATTGTCCACTTATCAATTCCTTGCATAAGTGTCCCTTCcaattaattagtgatagctaattccttagtgcctaatcctaattaattagagatgaagttcaattcaatttcaggcaaacacaagcaattcgttacccttattcctaaggtgcACCGACCCTTGCTCAACTTCTccccaaatccctaaattctaccaattttccaattgcatagaaaatagtaagacaaactattgcaatagaaagtttcaattaaaataaaggaaaaattcAAGACATAAAATAGAATTCATAACCATAACtgaaacttggttcaaaacatAGTTTAAAGGAAAACTAGATCAATCACCCTAACACACAAGGAGGTTAGCCTGACATGATCAAAAAGAaatggctaaaaagcacttttggcccctgatgtttcaagtttgtgcaaattctgcccttactctatttttgtcgatgtttctacccctcatgttttcaaacagtgcaccgtctacccctccgtcaggggtagacagtgcactgtttgaaaacatgaggggtagaaatatcgacaaaaatagataggggcaaaatttgcacaaacttgaaacatcaggggtcaaaaatgctttttagccgaAAGAAATTACAAGAAGTACAAGAAAGACTTGTAGTTGTGTACCGCCGCATGTAGTCTCAAGCTCCGCGATTGGAGGGGCTAGAGTGAAAGACTTGTGATGGGGTGTGATAGAGTGACACAAATGTCCTTGATTGTGGAGTCTAAGACAAGCATGAATCATGACAAGGGACCCGCTGATCAAGGGAACATGAAGGTAGTGATTGGAGGTGGATGCGACAGAGTGGAGACGATCAGAACCTCCTCCAAAACAGTAGCCCCTAGCTCTAACATTCAGTCATGGACACTGAGAGGTATAAAGttgttgtggtgttgttgaGTGTGAATGAGATAGATATGAGGATTTGGTGATTTAAGCGGGGACAATCATATCTTCCTAAAGTACGAACGAACGGATCCTCCTACAGAACTAACATGAAGAGAGATAAGGATGACAGAGAGATAAATGAGAAAGTGATAAGGAATATGAtagaaaaaagaaatgagagaatGAAAAAATGAGATACTAAATTATCTATTTGTCACTAGAGAGATATTCATTTGGCGAAACTTGTAGTTGTGTTCACCTGTCTTCAACCCTACACTCTACATATATCCACATATTGTCCTCACTCTCAACCTCGCCCACTCCTTGTCAAAAACCGGTTCATAGTCAGAATTCTCTaaaactagatattatacccgtgcgttgcacgggtttctttacaacatttttaacattaaataacaatgattatagtttaaattattacataaatattaaattattttttattttaaaagaaataataataattgtgttcaacatttcaatcatttcaaaaaaaggagtttttaataaatattattagagttctctttgtaaataaattaatattactcaaattcaataattaatatttaataatcagcattggatcattttaaaaatttaattatttatttatttaataatgtgaaaaatattattaaaaaataaattaataagtttttaataaatattatgaaaaaaattaagcaataagtttttaatgccatcaaaaaagttgttttaccattttttgtactttttacCGAGAAAGTCATTTTGGGGACACAATTTCCCAAACAGGTTTACACAtgttaaaattgagaaaaataaagtaatatcatctttttcaactattataagatataaattaaatagattaagtttattcaactttggtcataaCTTATCTATTAACCTTGCTCAAAAtcgtttttactaatatataataagatcataaaattatattgagattttttcatcaaataaaacacacatacattatagttaatagtaaataccttatagtgtcatttttatatttaatttttttttatctaaattatttatttctaacattattttgtcattaatcaactttaattttagttattttttcctaatgcaaaattcaagtcaatttttatgtttatgaatattattattcaatttaggtagtttaattactattaaaaatacaatttctttcaattttttatcttattatttaatatattaattacaaagaaatttgttaaaaaataaatgattatgactaatatatattttttaaatatttttgtatctaattaaatattttattaaatcagTATATTAACGCGTATTAACCttccttttttttgaaagtccaGTTGTATTCAAACGGAGGAGGAAACCTCTGGAACATTACACTGGCGTATTAACCTTCCTACCTCAAATAAAAgtgtagtttttgtttattaGAGTTTTTTCCGCTCTTTTTTAGAGAATTAAAGTGTTATGTTTAAGGAGTATTTTGTCATGTTCTATTCTACCTTATACAATAAACATgaaaattagttggtagttgaataactaatcagtttttagtttagtttaatgtatatcatacaaataatttttttttggttttttgtcTATTTATAGcaaaatttcaattgagttatacattttagtaggtagttgaataactAATGACTTAgacaaatttattaatttttaatattttaatttaatttttgtaatacaaaggaaaatgtcaatacaaaggttcaaattaacttttacattttagtaggtagtgcaaaaaatagtaataagtttgctcaatacattaaatgcatttaatacttatagctcaagtgagctttacatatatatatatagattgtaTAAAAATTTAAGTAATATTGTTATATAGTGCACTTTTAACATGAAAGTATATTGTAAAATAGtgcaattttaattaaaatagtgTTTTTACTAATTTGtacatgaaagtattttcatgtaaaatgttccttcCCGTCAGATCATTTATTATGTAAATGTTTATGCCCGTTTTAACATGAAAGCATTTACTTTTAACATGAAATTATATTGCAAAAtagtcaattttttaaaaaattatgtttcTATTAATTTGTAGATGAAAGTGTTTTCAAGTAAAATGTTCCTCCCGTTGAAGTTTTTTATCATGTGAATGTTCTTGTCCATTTTAACACGAAAATAATTTCAGGTACCCGTGAGAGCTTTTTACAGTacaatttaaacataaataattgtatctaaatatttatgtatattaatattttctagtatgtttctaaaattattttaaaaagttaGAAAGTAACaatcaaattatttgaaaatgacATGAAAAGGAAAGAGATCCTTAACACTGGTAAGTGTTAATATCTAAAGTTTCAATTTAGTAAAGAAAGTCCTTGGATGGGATCATATGGGTGGAGTGGTGGGCAATGATGCATACATTTAAGAGAGAAAATAGAGTTCATAGCAACATAATAGTGAAAAGAACAATTGGGGAGTTCGCTATTCAGCGCTCACTCTAGTAATTTGGATGTATTATTGGCTACAGGATAGAATCAAGAATGGCTTCAACCTGCATTGGTTTTTGGTTCATTTTATGAACACTTCTCTTCAAGTATAAATTGGAATAACTTGAGAAGTGACGGCTTCTTACCTTTCTGGATTAAGTTGTAAAATATCCTTCAAATCATTTTAACTTGGTATCTTGTAAAAAAGAAACACTTAGAAAATCTAATTCATTGTAGTTTTTGAAAATTGTATTTAAAAGTTGTTTTTAGAAATcgtttttgaaaactgttttttaagaaaaaacttAATTTGCTTTGTTCTCGTGTTTATATTCCGGGTCCTGCAAGGCACTGGTACAAAATATTGAACCAAATCTTGTAGATATTGAAGTAAATCACGTTACCTAAAGAATGACAATCTGAGCAACTTCCCCATTAAATTACAATTCCTTCAAAATAGGTCAACCCTTTTAATATAATCTCATTGATCAATACACTAATGAATATTTGGAGGCAAAGCTCAGCTACACATTCAATCTCTCACCGCTCATTTATTGGTTGGTGGGTTGATAGGAAAATCCTGCATATGCATCAGCCATATACTGCCACAAAGAAAAATTGTAGGTGATGCCCATGCCAAGGCCTTCAAACATCGAACTCTAATTGATTTGTGGATCTCCATGTTGACAAATGAACACAAAATCTGTGTAAAAAACATAACAGTTGAGCACAAAATTTAAGCAAGTTGGACTCCAAAGATTGCAAATttaagggttttttttttcagttttcatgGAGTTTTGTATCACTCACACAATGCTCCATTTTGTAATTTGAAGTCTTTTATCATTAGATATTTTTAATAACAATGCAAGGAACAAAGCTGACTCGAATTGAAACAGCCCCATTTCGAAACATAAAAAGAtgaaatttggaaaaaaaacctTTCTTTTAAAGGAAGACTGAGGCACAATAGTACAATGACACAAAATCTGAGCAAACAATTAGCACGCTATAGTATTTTGCTTTTtagctttttttattttaaatcttaAGAAGAGAAAGGCTAGGACAGACATGAAACAGTCCAACCTTGGAGGAAAGAGTCCCTTCCACATAAATACTTAATGCGCAAAACATTCTTGTCCTCTTTCAATTCAAACTTGAACTCTATGCATCTAGCAAAAAGAGAATAAGTGATCTATTAGTATGAGTACCTTGGGGAAGAGTTGTAGATCTCATGAGGGACCAAGTCAAATGGCTCAAGTGGCTTGTTCTTGAAAGCAAGAACCTAAGTCCTGTTCATGTTTAAGCTTTCTGCAAGTTGTTTCCTATATGCCTCTCTAGCGAGGAGTTCACAGCTGGGCTTTCCTTACCTTTTGCCCCCTCTATAAGCATCTTGACTTGCCTTGGATATGACCTTCAGATCAGGTCGTTTGGCAGTAAAATCTACAGAAAGAGTACATTTATACATTCATGAAGTCTTGAAGCTAGTCTTAATTCACCACACCATAAGATTAAAGGTGGTGAAGGCATTTTTTTAACACAATAAGAGAGTTTGGATTAATGTTCTAACCGAGAATAAGGGAAAAACAATATCTGAAATAGATTAAATGAATAGGAAAAACAGCACAAAACCAAAACATTAGAAGAGAAATAAGAATAAATAACAAATGGTTGCAAAACGAAGTTTATTAGGCAAAATGAAAAATCAAACAGAAAAAATAAGAAGTAGCTTCCAACAACCCATCTAAATTAAGTTTTCACTCAGAACTACTTCCCACAGACCCTGCACTCAAAGTCACAAAAAATCAAGAAGAGAAAGGAGGAAAGGAGATTTGATAGAAATGTTTTAGTGGGATAGATCACCAAACATAAACATATGTAGGATACTCTTCCTCTGcctgcttaccaaaaaaaaaactcttcctcTGCCTACTTCCAAAATCGTAGCTAAATATCgtgagaattgtaacaaaagaTTCTACAAAAACAAAAGTAAACCATTGAATATTGACTTGCCTTGGATATGACCTTCAAATCAGGTCGCTTAGCAGTGATCTTTAAATCTACAGAAAGAGCACCTTTATACCATCAGAACTGTATCTTTCCAATTATCATAAAATTGATCCATTTATATGATTCTGGACATAATATATCATCAGAACTGTATCTTTCCAATTATCATAAAATTAAGTAATTACCTAAgcgcctttcaaaaaaaataagtaaTCACCTAAGTGATAAGAAGGTTCGTCCTAGCTTCAGAAAATATAATAGAATGTATACTTGGATCAATatcttaattaatataatagttAAAAAGCATAAAATAAAACCATGAattgtttttttgaaaataaaatctaTGAAATTTCAATTTGCCCACAAGGAAACAAACTTATCACTCAAGTAACTaccttttatttaaaatttaaaattgaatagATGGTAATGGAGATGGGGTTGTTACTATATTGGTGGTTTCTAAATTCACTAATTTGAGGCTGGTTAAGGGAGTAATTTAAGGTCAAGcacaaatttaaattcaaaaacacTAATTACCGAGTGATGAATGAAATGGCTAGAGTTtcattttgaatataaaaatataaatgtcTTTATGAGAGAATAATTTTCACTAATTTGAAGCTTGATGGAGGGTAATTAAAGGTGAACAATATCCTATTTTCAAAAATCTCTAATGTTCAAATAGAAGTTGTTTCCTAATTATGGACTTGGCAGCCCATAATTAGGGTTTTCAGTAGCTCT
This is a stretch of genomic DNA from Lotus japonicus ecotype B-129 chromosome 1, LjGifu_v1.2. It encodes these proteins:
- the LOC130730297 gene encoding triosephosphate isomerase, chloroplastic, translated to MATSLASQLSVGLRRPSPKLDSLNSQSTHSLFHSNLRLPISSSKPSRSVIAMAGSGKFFVGGNWKCNGTKDSISKLVADLNSAKLEPDVDVVVAPPFVYIDQVKNSITDRIEVSAQNSWVSKGGAFTGEISVEQLKDHGVKWVILGHSERRHIIGEKDEFIGKKAAYALTEGLGVIACIGELLEEREAGKTFDVCFQQLKAYADAVPSWDNIVIAYEPVWAIGTGKVALPEQAQEVHAAIRDWLQKNVSAEVASKTRIIYGGSVNGGNSSELAKKEDIDGFLVGGASLKGPEFATIINSVTSKKVAA